A region of Nostoc sp. 'Peltigera membranacea cyanobiont' N6 DNA encodes the following proteins:
- a CDS encoding class I SAM-dependent methyltransferase: protein MLEQQPENLQFYIKQLATEALQKSDPSAWFEVLYAKAKGDTAQIPWAKLAPHPYLQDWLTNHEPFASGRKALVIGCGLGDDAQALASLGFEVTAFDISPTAIAWCQQRFPGSTVNYVVADLLAIPSQWYQAFDFVFECRNIQALPLNVRYEVISSVTSVLAPGGTLLMITHVRDTEAEPSGPPWPLSNSELVQFKNLGLYQVEQLVFLESGQIEVKQVRIEYRRHNSLSKY, encoded by the coding sequence ATGTTGGAGCAACAACCGGAAAATTTACAGTTTTATATTAAACAGCTAGCCACAGAAGCGTTACAAAAATCAGACCCCTCGGCATGGTTTGAAGTTTTATATGCCAAAGCCAAAGGGGACACAGCACAAATTCCTTGGGCTAAGTTAGCTCCTCATCCTTATCTGCAAGATTGGTTGACGAATCATGAACCGTTCGCTTCTGGGCGCAAAGCGTTAGTAATTGGTTGTGGCTTGGGAGACGATGCACAAGCTTTAGCTAGTCTGGGATTTGAAGTAACTGCATTTGATATTTCACCAACAGCGATCGCTTGGTGTCAGCAGCGATTTCCTGGTTCAACTGTCAATTATGTAGTTGCAGATTTGTTAGCAATTCCCTCACAATGGTATCAAGCTTTTGATTTTGTTTTTGAATGTCGTAATATTCAAGCTTTACCCTTGAATGTGCGTTATGAGGTTATTTCTTCAGTTACCTCTGTACTTGCTCCTGGTGGAACGCTGTTGATGATTACTCATGTTCGAGACACAGAAGCTGAACCATCGGGCCCACCTTGGCCATTATCTAACTCAGAATTAGTACAGTTTAAAAATTTAGGGTTATACCAAGTAGAGCAACTTGTGTTTTTAGAGTCTGGGCAAATTGAGGTTAAACAAGTTCGGATTGAATATAGAAGACATAATTCTCTGAGCAAATACTAA
- a CDS encoding XisI protein, translating to MDKLAKYRECVQSLLTRYANEDVADSEVEVQLIFDENRDHYQWMNVGWSGLKRVYRCIIHFDVKDEKIWLQQNLTDQNPAEELVAMGVPREDIVLGLQPAYKRQYTDYGVA from the coding sequence ATGGATAAATTAGCCAAGTATCGGGAGTGCGTGCAAAGTTTGTTAACTCGTTATGCTAACGAAGATGTAGCTGATAGTGAAGTGGAAGTCCAGCTAATTTTTGATGAAAACCGCGACCATTATCAGTGGATGAATGTGGGGTGGTCAGGTTTAAAGCGTGTTTATCGCTGTATTATTCATTTTGATGTTAAGGACGAAAAAATCTGGTTACAACAAAATTTAACTGACCAAAATCCGGCTGAGGAGTTGGTAGCAATGGGTGTACCACGAGAGGATATTGTTTTGGGTTTGCAACCTGCTTATAAACGGCAGTATACAGATTATGGTGTGGCTTAG
- a CDS encoding HU family DNA-binding protein, with translation MIVTEALANGDKVTLVGFGWFERRERSSREERNPKTKETITIPATRVLAFSAGKQF, from the coding sequence ATAATCGTTACCGAGGCTCTGGCGAATGGGGATAAGGTAACGCTGGTTGGTTTTGGCTGGTTCGAGCGACGGGAACGCTCTTCTCGTGAAGAGCGTAACCCAAAAACCAAAGAGACAATTACAATTCCAGCCACTAGAGTGCTTGCATTTTCTGCTGGGAAACAGTTTTAA
- a CDS encoding transposase — MRLDYWEKVKHIEPENLVFLDETGVLLGLTRTHARSQMGTRAYSLNPFYRGSKVTVIGAISITKVVVLMTINDSMDGKAFELFVEKFLVPNLWSGAVVVMDNLSAHKLDSIVPMIEAVGAKVICLSSYSPDFNPIELWWSQLKSFLRSFAPTTTEMVDKLISVALDLINPQHLRNWFASCCYCTS; from the coding sequence TTGAGGTTAGATTATTGGGAAAAGGTCAAACATATAGAGCCAGAAAATTTAGTATTTTTGGACGAAACTGGTGTTCTACTTGGGTTAACGAGGACTCATGCTCGTTCACAAATGGGAACAAGAGCTTACTCTCTTAATCCCTTCTATAGAGGCTCAAAAGTTACAGTAATTGGAGCAATTAGTATTACAAAAGTAGTTGTATTAATGACAATCAATGATTCAATGGATGGCAAAGCATTTGAATTATTTGTTGAGAAGTTTTTAGTACCAAATTTATGGTCAGGAGCAGTGGTAGTAATGGATAATTTATCCGCACATAAACTAGACTCAATCGTGCCAATGATTGAAGCTGTAGGTGCGAAAGTTATTTGTTTATCTTCATACTCCCCCGATTTTAATCCAATTGAATTATGGTGGTCACAACTTAAATCTTTTTTACGCAGTTTTGCCCCAACTACAACAGAAATGGTTGATAAACTAATCTCAGTTGCACTCGACTTAATAAATCCTCAACATTTAAGAAACTGGTTTGCTAGTTGCTGCTACTGTACCTCATAG
- a CDS encoding helix-turn-helix domain-containing protein: MKSYSVDLREKIVAAHLQKNISIRKVANIFSVSKSLVQKLVKQQKLEGNLESKPRGKPQFSHLRNADIELRELVESHPDATLIEFCELFADKTGNWVGQSAMCRALHKLGLNRKKKQSGVPKRAQRES, translated from the coding sequence ATGAAGTCATACTCTGTCGATCTTCGAGAAAAAATAGTTGCAGCACATCTTCAGAAAAACATCTCAATCAGGAAAGTAGCTAACATATTTTCCGTCTCAAAGAGTTTAGTGCAAAAGCTTGTAAAACAACAAAAACTTGAAGGAAATTTAGAATCCAAGCCGCGAGGAAAACCACAATTTAGTCATCTAAGAAATGCTGACATAGAATTGAGAGAATTAGTTGAATCACATCCCGATGCAACATTGATAGAGTTTTGTGAATTATTTGCAGACAAGACTGGCAATTGGGTAGGTCAAAGTGCAATGTGTCGTGCGTTACATAAATTAGGATTAAATCGTAAAAAAAAACAAAGCGGAGTACCCAAGCGGGCACAGAGAGAGTCCTGA
- a CDS encoding type I restriction endonuclease: MSPVYYALYLRNKEKTSIDFYSYIFSNSTFQKYLFQYGKGILVKKSDSGKLNTIRMKISMQDLKKVPLPLPPIAEQKRIVEFLDHKTSEIDQAIAKKQCLIKLLQEQKTILINQAVTKGLNLKAPMRDSGVEWIGEVPEHWEVSRIGFIGEVGNGSTPNRSNAAYWESGSIPWLNSSKVNDGVIYYAEQFVTKRAVDECHLAHSATKNYHRKNTRIKSNVFPMVSKTNEQALENCIKTALVEHAGYQEGNPADFDREFAIDREKFWRFLETTQPEELAKLKDRPNWQRLILERCDRKIKKDGILSVLKKGLSIDDAHLTLLYSLPYNDTNPGVLENFEKNIFSITCQVHYSESDAGLSIDIVLFLNGLAIATMELKKPWTGQSVYHAKKQYREDRNPQEPLLQFSRCLVHFAVDTDEVWMTTKLDHEKTYFLPFNKGFNFGKGNPPNPNGHKSAYLWEGILTRQSFTNIIEHFAILIPGDTKTPLAQKNLYFPRYHQLDVVRQLLTDARTRGTGHPDFSQVRKKHLG; this comes from the coding sequence ATCAGTCCTGTCTACTATGCTCTATATCTTAGAAACAAAGAAAAAACGAGTATTGATTTTTATAGTTATATTTTTAGTAATAGTACTTTTCAAAAATATTTATTCCAATATGGAAAGGGGATTTTAGTAAAAAAAAGTGATTCGGGAAAACTTAATACAATCCGGATGAAAATTTCGATGCAGGATCTTAAGAAAGTACCTTTACCTTTGCCCCCGATCGCGGAACAAAAGCGGATTGTTGAATTTCTCGATCACAAGACCTCCGAAATCGACCAAGCGATCGCCAAAAAACAGTGTCTCATCAAACTACTGCAAGAGCAAAAAACCATTCTCATCAATCAAGCTGTCACCAAAGGGCTAAACCTTAAAGCACCCATGCGAGATAGTGGTGTTGAGTGGATAGGGGAAGTTCCTGAGCATTGGGAGGTATCTCGAATCGGTTTCATTGGAGAAGTAGGTAATGGAAGTACGCCTAATCGTTCCAATGCTGCTTATTGGGAAAGTGGGTCAATACCTTGGTTAAATAGCTCAAAAGTGAATGATGGAGTAATTTATTATGCTGAACAATTCGTAACTAAACGTGCCGTAGATGAGTGTCATTTAGCACACTCGGCTACAAAGAACTATCATAGGAAAAATACTCGTATAAAATCTAACGTATTTCCTATGGTCAGCAAAACCAACGAGCAAGCACTGGAAAACTGTATCAAAACTGCACTCGTTGAACACGCTGGCTACCAAGAAGGAAACCCCGCAGATTTTGACCGGGAGTTTGCTATTGACCGAGAGAAGTTTTGGCGCTTCTTAGAAACTACCCAGCCCGAAGAACTGGCCAAACTCAAAGACCGTCCCAACTGGCAAAGATTGATTTTGGAACGTTGCGATCGCAAAATCAAAAAAGATGGCATCCTCTCTGTTCTTAAAAAAGGATTATCCATCGATGATGCTCACCTGACCTTGCTTTACAGCCTCCCCTACAACGATACAAATCCGGGTGTTTTAGAGAACTTTGAAAAAAATATCTTTTCGATTACCTGCCAGGTACATTACTCTGAAAGCGATGCAGGGTTATCCATTGATATTGTATTGTTTTTGAATGGGCTGGCGATCGCCACGATGGAATTAAAAAAACCCTGGACGGGTCAAAGTGTTTACCACGCCAAAAAACAATACCGAGAAGACCGCAATCCCCAAGAACCACTGCTGCAATTTAGTCGTTGTCTAGTCCACTTTGCTGTTGATACCGATGAAGTGTGGATGACCACAAAATTAGACCATGAGAAAACTTACTTTCTCCCCTTCAATAAAGGTTTTAATTTTGGCAAGGGCAACCCACCCAACCCCAATGGTCACAAATCTGCATACTTGTGGGAAGGTATTCTCACCCGCCAAAGTTTCACCAACATTATTGAACACTTCGCCATTCTCATCCCCGGTGATACCAAAACACCCCTCGCTCAAAAAAATCTGTATTTCCCCCGTTATCACCAACTTGATGTCGTTCGTCAACTCCTTACCGATGCCCGAACACGCGGCACAGGACACCCGGATTTCTCACAAGTGAGAAAAAAACACTTGGGTTAG
- a CDS encoding XisH family protein — MSARDIFHQNVKKALQKEQWVITADPLKFKYGNVNFQIDLGAERVLAAERQGEKIAVEIKSFLNPSAVTDFYAALGQFLSYRLALEATEPDRLLYLAVPLDIYETFFQFEFTQAARQRYQLLLIVYEPVQEVIVQWIN; from the coding sequence ATGTCTGCTAGAGATATCTTCCATCAAAACGTCAAAAAAGCTCTCCAAAAAGAACAATGGGTGATTACAGCCGACCCGTTAAAATTTAAATATGGTAACGTAAACTTTCAAATTGATTTAGGAGCAGAACGAGTTTTAGCAGCAGAGCGACAAGGCGAGAAAATAGCTGTAGAAATTAAAAGTTTTCTCAATCCTTCGGCTGTAACCGATTTTTATGCAGCTTTAGGTCAGTTTTTAAGTTATAGATTAGCATTAGAAGCAACTGAACCCGACCGCTTGTTGTATTTAGCTGTTCCTTTAGATATTTACGAGACGTTTTTTCAGTTTGAATTTACACAAGCAGCTAGACAACGGTATCAGCTTTTATTAATTGTCTATGAACCTGTACAGGAGGTAATTGTGCAATGGATAAATTAG
- a CDS encoding GPP34 family phosphoprotein, whose product MRAAVLENIRLDSRTAVLISLMKTCHLSNTVFTSEELPEVRSRIQAIANGELVSKAVSEIIATAQAAMITAISTSAASSSSSSSNQ is encoded by the coding sequence GTGCGTGCAGCTGTTTTAGAAAATATCCGACTGGATTCCCGCACGGCTGTGCTAATCAGCTTGATGAAAACCTGTCATCTCAGCAATACCGTCTTTACATCCGAAGAATTGCCAGAGGTGCGATCGCGGATTCAAGCGATCGCGAATGGTGAATTAGTGAGTAAGGCTGTCTCAGAAATCATCGCCACTGCTCAGGCGGCAATGATCACTGCGATCAGCACTTCGGCAGCCTCTAGTTCAAGTTCCTCTAGCAACCAATAG
- a CDS encoding protelomerase family protein: MSKVVQDRVEQLFQATKDLQSLEEFKPYCKQFNQWIKDNTSYSIKSLGTVLSRVGFYEKFNSLLLEQGKNAELVPKHDAQRKVTGNQLKHYIVLLCGLNDQEWKQRNETTRVSDHLTNVDEDGNTGIEIDPDTYLEVTEKLLASDDPHELAVGLIAATGRRTHEILARGQFTPVDGESYQAWFEGQGKKRGQKPVFKISTLFGASYIIERLAHLRKDANLKELLKEVSEEFPRDVAAQNKAIEDKRGNSLRRVVQKYFGGKDSNEPVLNFRYGQDQNDCKALRASCASLVTERDCKGSLGAKMYFAACFLGHITPGEKLSDSELEHVVTTLGYSDYYTTKPVGFPGDLPREKLANVRVKSSDLEAIRYLQGQLEAPNHQSVVSALIESYNKGLDTATLPESAQQKLAQSEAQVKQLQETNNQLEAQVKQLQEANNQLEAQVKQLQETNNQLEAAKNQLQQEKDAIETSAPQPQTVTLNVIELDSWLEKKVIEMVSKLTIGGTIAPATIATPAKVAPPKEEIDWEAKTDAQVWGSKTPGAAVEKIRRSYLAICLYNDTVATGDGDRLAITNQALRDLSGCNGLLIRDWIEQHKDEIISHNAKYGMENKKDPSNPASYANKGKDTDKILLLINDEFLSGEGFKAGTKAK; encoded by the coding sequence ATGTCAAAGGTAGTTCAGGATCGGGTCGAGCAACTATTTCAAGCCACCAAGGATTTGCAAAGCCTCGAAGAATTCAAGCCATACTGTAAGCAGTTCAACCAGTGGATAAAAGATAATACCAGCTACAGTATCAAAAGCTTAGGCACTGTGTTGAGTCGGGTTGGCTTCTATGAGAAATTTAATTCACTGCTACTAGAACAGGGTAAAAACGCTGAATTAGTACCTAAACACGATGCCCAACGCAAAGTCACCGGAAACCAGTTAAAGCACTATATTGTATTACTCTGTGGTCTGAACGATCAAGAGTGGAAACAAAGAAACGAAACTACGAGAGTAAGCGATCACTTAACGAATGTTGACGAAGATGGTAATACAGGTATTGAGATTGATCCAGATACCTATCTAGAAGTTACAGAGAAACTGTTAGCCAGCGATGATCCTCACGAGTTAGCTGTGGGCTTGATAGCTGCTACTGGCCGCCGGACTCATGAGATTTTAGCCAGAGGACAATTCACCCCAGTAGATGGTGAATCTTATCAAGCATGGTTTGAAGGACAGGGCAAGAAGCGTGGTCAGAAGCCAGTTTTTAAAATTTCTACTTTGTTCGGGGCTTCATACATAATTGAGCGATTGGCTCATTTGCGGAAGGATGCCAATCTTAAGGAATTACTCAAAGAAGTTTCTGAGGAGTTTCCCCGTGATGTAGCAGCACAAAATAAGGCTATTGAAGACAAGCGCGGCAATTCACTGCGTAGGGTAGTCCAAAAGTATTTCGGTGGCAAGGACAGTAATGAACCTGTTTTAAACTTCCGTTACGGGCAAGATCAGAATGACTGTAAAGCACTAAGGGCATCTTGTGCAAGTCTCGTAACCGAGCGAGATTGTAAGGGTTCACTAGGGGCGAAAATGTACTTCGCAGCTTGCTTTCTCGGTCATATTACCCCAGGCGAAAAACTTAGTGATAGCGAGTTGGAACATGTCGTTACGACCCTTGGTTATTCAGATTACTACACTACTAAACCTGTAGGCTTTCCCGGCGATCTTCCAAGAGAAAAACTTGCCAATGTTCGGGTTAAGTCTTCAGACTTAGAAGCTATTCGCTACCTGCAAGGGCAATTAGAAGCACCTAACCATCAGTCAGTAGTCAGCGCCTTAATTGAGTCGTATAACAAAGGTTTGGATACTGCCACGCTACCAGAGTCAGCACAGCAAAAATTAGCCCAATCAGAAGCACAAGTTAAACAGCTACAGGAAACCAATAACCAGTTAGAAGCACAAGTTAAACAGTTGCAGGAAGCTAATAATCAGTTAGAAGCACAAGTTAAACAGCTACAAGAAACCAATAACCAGTTAGAAGCCGCGAAGAACCAACTACAACAGGAGAAAGACGCAATCGAAACCAGCGCACCACAACCGCAAACAGTTACCCTCAATGTCATAGAGTTAGATTCTTGGCTGGAAAAGAAAGTTATTGAGATGGTAAGTAAGTTAACTATTGGGGGAACAATAGCACCTGCTACCATTGCCACACCTGCCAAAGTAGCACCACCAAAGGAAGAGATTGACTGGGAAGCTAAGACCGATGCCCAGGTGTGGGGGAGCAAAACGCCTGGGGCAGCTGTAGAAAAAATCCGCAGGTCTTATCTGGCTATCTGTCTTTACAACGATACTGTGGCGACTGGAGATGGCGATCGCCTAGCAATTACTAATCAAGCACTTAGGGATTTATCAGGCTGTAACGGTTTGCTAATCAGAGATTGGATTGAACAGCACAAGGATGAAATAATCAGCCATAACGCCAAGTACGGGATGGAAAACAAGAAAGACCCCAGTAACCCTGCCAGCTATGCCAATAAAGGGAAGGACACAGATAAAATTCTGTTGCTGATAAACGACGAATTCTTAAGTGGTGAAGGCTTTAAGGCAGGGACTAAAGCCAAATAG
- a CDS encoding IS1634 family transposase, producing MSNHQEIEFKNIDHLGIIAGIIDSIGLVEIINKLIGQEAGEKISAGHVVKAMILNGLGFVSSPLYMFPEFFQDKPCEHLIGKGVKAEYLNDDKLGRVMDKLFIKGLTEIFLAISSQVIKEFNISLKSSHLDSTSLHLHGEYKTSLPDVTFDNNSSNCQIKSPQAIEITYGYSRDHRPDLKQFIIDLISSGDGDIPIFLKMIMGLCLLVYTLAQRQIRAALSASKSTIKNQLGKAINNPTMRWVFQCFQSIHLVKLNNQEIFISNMTSSREYILSFLPDNCRHYYKC from the coding sequence ATGTCTAACCATCAAGAGATTGAATTTAAAAACATAGACCATTTGGGTATAATAGCAGGAATTATAGACTCTATAGGCTTGGTGGAAATTATTAATAAATTAATCGGTCAAGAGGCAGGAGAAAAAATCAGCGCCGGACATGTAGTGAAAGCAATGATATTAAATGGATTGGGCTTTGTCAGCAGTCCTTTATATATGTTTCCAGAGTTTTTTCAAGATAAACCTTGTGAACATCTAATCGGAAAGGGAGTAAAAGCCGAATATTTAAATGATGATAAATTAGGGAGAGTTATGGATAAATTATTTATTAAAGGCTTAACGGAGATATTTTTAGCTATTAGTAGTCAGGTGATAAAAGAATTCAATATTAGTTTAAAATCGTCACATTTGGATTCGACTTCACTACACTTACATGGTGAATATAAAACTAGTTTACCAGATGTAACTTTTGATAATAATTCATCAAATTGTCAAATCAAATCACCACAAGCTATTGAGATTACCTATGGCTATTCTCGTGACCATAGACCGGATTTAAAACAATTCATCATAGACTTAATATCATCGGGAGATGGAGATATACCAATATTTTTAAAAATGATAATGGGATTATGTCTTTTGGTATACACTTTAGCGCAAAGACAAATCAGAGCAGCCCTATCAGCATCTAAATCTACAATTAAAAACCAGCTTGGTAAAGCTATAAACAATCCAACGATGCGATGGGTATTTCAATGTTTTCAATCTATACATTTAGTCAAATTAAATAATCAGGAAATATTCATATCAAATATGACTTCATCTAGAGAATATATTTTGAGTTTTCTGCCAGATAATTGTCGCCACTATTATAAATGTTGA
- a CDS encoding type I restriction-modification system subunit M, protein MDLSLQNKNVSFIWSIADDCLRDVYVRGKYRDVILPMFVLRRLDCLLEETKDAVLEEVRFQREEAEFTVLDSIGLREASGYVFYNTSDWTLKKLVKTASNNRQILEANFKAYLDGFSDNVKEIIEKFELRNQIRRLVQADVLLDVLEKFTSPYINLSPHDSLDPDGRKLPGLSNLGMGYVFEELIRKFNEENNEEAGEHFTPRKVIELMTHLLFIPVKDKLPPVITVYDGACGSGGMLTESQDFITVSEGEIKSQAAVYLYGKEVNGETYAICKSDMMIKGNDPENIKFGSTLATDEFSSLRFDFMLSNPPYGKSYKSDQKYILDGKDVLDGRFEVLLKNFKGELEVVPAIPRSSDGQLLFLMDMVSKMKRLDESPLGSRIASVHNGSSLFTGDAGSGESNIRRYIIENDWLEAIIQLPSNFFYNTGITTYIWVLSNNKVPQRKGKVQLIDASELYQKLRKNLGAKNCEFANEHIEKITQLYLEMPNQGISKVFDNKDFGFYKITVERPLRLAAQFTPERVATLRYVPALSEVMAWAYEQWGDEIYTKLEVHKKAIEDYIESEEISLSPKAKKDLLSPKTWEAQCNLMIVGERLMEAVEDELSLDFNQFVIAVDTALKLLNIKLTNSEKNQILNAVSWRDENAERVVKKVHKLKGNQLGDLLTELGTTEDNLPDYGYWTGKKVGEWVEYESDSELRDTENVPLKEQIHDYFVREVRPHVADAWIALDKTQIGYEISFNKYFYQHKPLRTLEEVTAEILQLERETEGLLKRLVSFGGIN, encoded by the coding sequence ATGGATTTATCACTGCAAAACAAAAACGTTTCTTTTATTTGGTCAATCGCTGATGATTGTCTGCGGGATGTATATGTGCGGGGTAAGTACCGGGATGTAATTCTGCCGATGTTTGTTCTGCGGCGGTTGGATTGTTTGTTAGAAGAGACGAAAGATGCAGTGCTGGAAGAGGTGCGGTTTCAGCGCGAGGAAGCGGAGTTTACGGTGCTTGACTCCATCGGCTTGCGGGAAGCTTCAGGCTATGTGTTTTACAATACCTCTGATTGGACATTAAAGAAATTGGTCAAGACTGCTTCTAATAATCGCCAAATTTTAGAAGCGAATTTCAAAGCTTACCTAGATGGCTTTAGCGATAACGTTAAGGAAATTATCGAGAAATTTGAGCTACGCAACCAAATCCGGCGCTTGGTGCAGGCGGATGTGTTGTTGGATGTGCTGGAGAAATTTACCTCACCTTATATCAACCTGAGTCCCCACGATAGCCTAGACCCGGATGGGCGAAAACTACCAGGACTGAGTAACCTGGGAATGGGTTATGTATTTGAAGAATTAATCCGCAAGTTTAACGAAGAAAATAACGAAGAAGCCGGTGAACACTTCACCCCCCGCAAAGTTATTGAATTGATGACTCACCTGTTGTTTATCCCAGTCAAGGATAAACTACCGCCAGTAATTACGGTGTATGACGGGGCTTGCGGTTCAGGAGGAATGCTGACGGAATCCCAGGATTTTATTACCGTTTCAGAAGGGGAAATTAAATCGCAGGCGGCGGTTTATCTCTATGGCAAGGAAGTGAACGGCGAAACCTACGCGATTTGCAAGTCGGACATGATGATTAAGGGCAATGACCCGGAGAACATCAAGTTTGGTTCGACACTAGCAACGGATGAATTTAGCAGTCTGCGGTTTGACTTTATGTTGTCAAATCCGCCCTATGGGAAGTCGTATAAGTCAGACCAAAAATACATTCTCGATGGTAAGGATGTTTTAGACGGTCGCTTCGAGGTGTTACTAAAAAATTTTAAAGGTGAATTAGAAGTAGTTCCGGCGATTCCCCGTTCTTCCGATGGGCAATTGCTGTTTTTGATGGATATGGTCAGCAAAATGAAGCGGCTAGATGAGAGTCCTTTGGGAAGCCGCATTGCTTCAGTTCACAATGGTTCTTCGCTGTTTACTGGGGATGCAGGAAGCGGGGAAAGTAATATTCGCCGCTACATTATTGAAAATGACTGGTTAGAAGCAATTATCCAGTTGCCGAGTAATTTCTTCTACAACACTGGCATTACAACATATATTTGGGTTCTGTCTAACAACAAAGTACCTCAGCGAAAGGGCAAGGTGCAATTGATTGATGCGTCAGAACTTTATCAAAAATTACGCAAGAATTTGGGAGCGAAGAATTGCGAGTTTGCAAATGAGCATATTGAAAAAATCACCCAGCTTTATTTAGAAATGCCCAATCAAGGTATTTCTAAAGTGTTTGATAACAAAGACTTTGGTTTTTACAAAATTACGGTAGAACGCCCTTTACGGCTGGCGGCTCAATTTACCCCGGAACGGGTGGCTACGTTGCGTTATGTGCCTGCGCTGAGTGAGGTGATGGCATGGGCTTATGAGCAATGGGGTGATGAGATTTATACAAAATTAGAGGTGCATAAAAAGGCGATTGAGGACTATATCGAGAGTGAAGAAATTTCCCTATCGCCCAAAGCTAAAAAAGATTTATTATCACCCAAGACTTGGGAAGCACAATGCAATCTCATGATTGTGGGAGAGCGTTTAATGGAAGCGGTAGAGGATGAATTATCACTCGACTTTAATCAATTTGTAATCGCAGTCGATACAGCGTTAAAGTTGCTAAATATTAAGCTAACTAACAGTGAGAAAAATCAGATTTTGAATGCTGTAAGTTGGCGAGATGAGAACGCCGAAAGGGTGGTGAAGAAGGTACACAAGTTAAAAGGTAATCAACTGGGTGATTTGTTGACGGAGTTGGGAACCACTGAGGATAACTTACCCGATTATGGTTATTGGACTGGGAAGAAAGTGGGGGAATGGGTAGAGTATGAGTCGGATAGTGAGTTGCGGGATACAGAAAATGTACCGTTGAAAGAACAAATACATGATTACTTTGTGCGGGAAGTGCGTCCCCATGTGGCTGATGCTTGGATAGCTTTAGATAAAACGCAGATTGGCTATGAAATTAGTTTTAATAAGTATTTTTATCAGCATAAGCCGTTGAGAACATTAGAAGAAGTGACTGCGGAGATTTTGCAATTGGAACGGGAGACGGAAGGGTTGTTAAAACGGTTGGTGAGTTTTGGGGGGATAAACTGA